One part of the Schistocerca piceifrons isolate TAMUIC-IGC-003096 chromosome 2, iqSchPice1.1, whole genome shotgun sequence genome encodes these proteins:
- the LOC124775847 gene encoding gustatory receptor 68a-like, translated as MVLELRERFCSLNADLRSLLPLSGDPTMWRPMVGPSRRVAPAGRLRQLRKAQMALSHAAEFLQSYFGLPMAFNVAYCLCSALCSAYEILMQLVRPHWIVEFSYSESSAVSGLWAAYHSLNILLVCLSCSATADEAAACGLFLLRASVMSDRRCAELEAFLRLTLHSPPLRFTAAGFVTLDRRLLVSALAAIVTYLVILGQLSSK; from the coding sequence ATGGTGCTGGAGTTGCGAGAAAGGTTCTGCAGCCTCAACGCTGACCTCCGGTCGTTGCTGCCTCTGTCTGGTGACCCTACGATGTGGCGGCCAATGGTCGGCCCATCGAGGCGTGTGGCACCAGCCGGGAGACTGCGGCAGCTGCGAAAAGCTCAAATGGCGCTCTCGCACGCCGCCGAGTTCCTACAGAGCTACTTCGGCCTGCCGATGGCTTTCAACGTCGCGTATTGCCTGTGCAGCGCCTTGTGCAGCGCCTACGAAATCCTCATGCAGCTCGTCAGACCGCACTGGATCGTCGAGTTCTCGTACAGCGAATCGTCAGCCGTCTCGGGGCTCTGGGCGGCCTACCACTCGCTGAACATCCTGTTGGTGTGTCTGAGCTGCTCTGCCACCGCAGACGAGGCGGCTGCCTGCGGCTTGTTTCTCTTGAGGGCCTCAGTGATGTCCGACCGCCGATGCGCCGAACTGGAGGCCTTCTTGCGGCTCACTCTCCACAGTCCACCACTCCGGTTCACCGCTGCCGGATTCGTCACTCTTGACCGCCGACTCTTGGTTTCTGCGCTCGCTGCGATAGTGACGTACCTCGTCATATTGGGACAGCTCTCCTCCAAGTAG